The following nucleotide sequence is from Armatimonadota bacterium.
GTAGAGACCGAAGTAGAGCACCGCCAGCAGCACCGGCACGCCGGTGAGAGGGCGCATCAGCAGCCGGTCAAGCGTCCGGCGCAGGCGCGACGACGCTCGCGTAGGAGGGGTGGTGGTGCGGGCGAGGATGCGATCCGCGGCCCGCTGGCGCGCGAGGGTGACGGGGTAGCGCACCGGATCCCCGTGGGCGCCGCAAACGCGCGCGACCAGCTCCTCAATCGCCGGCAGTCGCCCGGGCTCGCGCCGCTCCACGAGGTTGCGCATCTCCTCGTCGCCCTGCAGCAGCAGCAGCGCCACCGCGCGCCGCGACAGGCCGTAGTCCTCGCGCAGGAGCGCGCCGATGGACGCCAGCGCGCGCTCGAGCTCGACGCCGTATTCAACGGTCGCGGACGGTGTCGCAGACATAGTCGGCCAGCTTCTGGCGCAGGGCCCCGATGCCGCGCCCGGTGGTGGAGACGGTCGCCGCCACCGGGATGCCCAGCTCGCGCTCCAGCCCCGCAGTGTCAATGCTGATGCCCAGCTCTTCAGCCTCGTCCATGACGTTGAGGTCGAGGACCAGCGGCACTCCCGCCTCCAGCAGCTCCAGGGTCAGGGGCAACATGCGGCGCAGGTTCTTGGCGTCCACCACTTGCAGGACGATGTCCGGCCGCTCCTCGATCAACATGCCGCGGGTGACGCGCTCCTCGGCGGTGATGGGGGACAGCGAGTACATGCCCGGCGTATCCACCACCTCGAACTCGGTGGCGCCGATGCGACCGCGCCCGCGGCTGAGCTCGACGGTGGTGCCCGGGTAGTTGGAGACGGTGACGTAGGAACCGGTCAGCCGGTTGAAGACGACGCTCTTGCCGACATTGGGGCTGCCGACGATGAGCAGCTTCGCCTTCGCCCGGCCATCTCCCACCGCCCGCGGTCGGTGGCAGGAGCTGCGCGGACGCAGGGCTGAGGTCACCCGTCGCAGCAGGTCCACACTCACTCTTCACTCCGTGCAGGCGATGCCGCGGCTGCGCCGACCGCCGCGCGCGCCGGCGCCCGTCGCTCGCTTCGTTTGCGCGACCGCCGGCGGCAGGCCGCGCACTCGCCGTTGGCCTCGATGGTGAACTCGGTCAAGCCGAAGCCCCGGCTGCGCGCCAGCGCCGTCACGGCCCGCTCCACCTGCGCGCCGCGGGGGAGGGCAGCTTCGATCACCCCGCCGCAGCAGGCGCACGTCAGGTGCACCTGCTCTTCGTGTCCGACCTCGAAATGGCCGTGGCGCTCCGCCGGCCCGACCGGCCGCACCAGCCCCAGGCGCACCAGCAGCGCCAGCGTGCGATACACCGAGCTCAGGTCAATCCGCACCCCGTTCTCCGCCAGCGCCCGGTGGATGTCCTCGGCGCTGAGATGCTCGCCCGCATCCTCCAGCACCCGGATCACCGCCCGCCGGGGGGCCGTCGCCCGCAAACCGGCGCCGCGCAATTCCGCCGTCAGCCGCGACTTGTCCACATGACCTACCTGCAAATCATTTGCAATTACAATATACCACAAATGCGCTCCCCGGTCAAACCCGCATTGTGCCCGGGGGGGGGGTGACTCGAAAAAGTGGGAATACACAAGACATGCCTGGTGGCGCAGCCGTCTCGGCTGTGATCTTGGAGTATGGGCACCCCCGCCCGTGATCTCACCTCCGCCCGAATCCGCCGCTCCGTTTGTCGCCATTCCACACAATGCCCAACAGTTGGGGTATTACAGGCCCGCCTTTCGGCCGTTTTACGGCCTGAAGATTCCTTCCCAAACCGCTCGACGTCGCTTGACTTCCGGGCCGCTTCGAGTGATCTATGTGTGCGACAGAACGTGAGGTTACAGGAGGGTCGGATGGCAGTCAGTCAAACACTGGGCGACGAGACGATTGAGGGCCAGGAAGGGGCGGCCGCAGACGGCAACTGCCTTCGATGCGGCAGCCTCGGAGGGGTGTGAGCACGGATCTTTGGTCTGTCCGCCAACCCATGTGGGACAGGCGCCCTCGCCTGTTTTCCGGCGCCGCGGACGCGGCGCCCACACAGCCGGGGGCGGCTATGCCACATGGAGAGTGCTCATCTCGTGCATTTCCGCTCGAAGTCACGTTGCAGTGTTAGCCAGCATGAAGCCGTTGACAGTTGCCGTCCGCCGTCAGCGCCTTGGCGGTGTTGTTGGGGGCGCCGGGGGTTACTCGGCGCGCAGGGCCTCGACCGGCTGGATGGCGGCCGCGCGGATCGCCGGGTAGAGGCCGAAGATAAGGCCGGTGAGCGCGGCGACGACGACGGAGATGACGACGGCGTCGGCGGAGACGATGGTCTTCCATCGGGCGTAGGAGGAGATGGTCGTCGCCAACGCGATGCCGACGCCGATGCCGAGCAGGGCGCCAATGCCGGTCAGCACCAGGGCCTCGATCAGGAACTGGCCCACGATGTCGAGCTTGTTGGCGCCGGTGCAGCGGCGGATGCCGATCTCGCGGGCGCGCTGGGTGACGGTGGCGAGCATGATATTCATGATGCCGATGCCGCCGACGACCAGGGAAATGCTGGCGATGGCCCCCATGACGATGTTGAATATGCGCTGCGCCTGCTGGCGCTGGCGGAGCAGCTCGACGGGGATCATGATCTCGTAGTCGGGGATGTGCTGGTGGCGGCGGTCGAGGACATTGCGGATCACGCGCGCCGCCTCCGCGGTCTGGTCGGGATGGGAGACCTGCATGATGAGGCTGGTGATGGAGCGCTCGTCGAGCGGGGGGCGCACGGCCAGTCGCCGCCAGGCCTGGAACAGGGAGTCCGCGTCGGGCGGCATCGCCTGCTCCAGGTAGATGGGGAAGTAGTCCATGGCAGTGGTGATGGGCAGGTAGATGTCCTCGTTGATATCGGCCAGGGCCAGGCTCTCTCCGGCGGCGGCGACGCGGCGCTCCTCGAGCACGCCCACCACGCGAAACTCCTGGTTGCTGAGGCTGATGGTTTCGCCGACCGCGTCGCGCAGCGGGAACATAAGGCGCTTGACCTTGGCTCCCAGCACGCACACGCGCGCCGCCTGCTCGACATCCCAGTCCTGGATGAAGCGGCCGCGGACGGCCTGCAAGCGGGAGACGCGCGCGTAGGCGGCGGTGGAGCCCATTACTCGCGCCGGCACCTGCTCGTCCTTGGCCGCGGCGTCGGCGAAAACCCGGCACACCGGCACCACCTCGCGCGCAAACCCGCACAGGTCGCGCAGCGCCACCGCATCGCCGTAGGTCAGGCCGTTCGGCGACTGCTTGGCCGCCTGGATGGCGATGTCCCCGGTGAGCGCCCGGCGGTGCACCCGCGCGACATCCACCCCCAGGTGCTTGATCTGTTCCAGAGCTTCATAGCGCGCACCGCCCCCGATGGAGACCATGGCGATGACCGAACCCACGCCGAACACGATGCCGAGCATGGTCAGCAGGGAACGCAGCCGGTGCCCCCACAGCTCGCGGAAGGCGATGCGCAGCAAGGCGACGATCCTCATCTCGCGGCCTCGCCTCGGGCCGCCGCCTGGCGCAGTCGCGGCAGGTCCGCCTCCAGGTCGCGCAGGGCGATGCGGGCGCCCGCCCTCACCCCGCTCTCGATGATCACCGCCTCCTGGTTGGCCTGACCGAGCTTGACCGTCGCCTGGCGGAAGCGCTTGCCCTCCCGCACCCACACCACGTGGCGTTGGCGCTTGCCCACGCCGCGGGTGAAGACGCAGGCCAGAGGCGCGCTCACCACGTCCTTGAGCTCGGCGATGACGATGCGCGCGGTGGCCCGCATCCCGGGCTTGAGCAAGCCGGGCTGGAACTTTGTGATATGGATGCAGGTACGGAAGGTGCGCTCCCCCCTCCCCGGGCCGGCGGAGATGTCGCCCTGACTGGCGAACGCCGCCACCGCGGTGACCTTGCCGGGGAACTGCTGCCCCGGCAGGCCGTGCACCCACACGATTGACCGCTGCCCACGCCGCATCAACGGCCCCACGCGCTGCGACAACTGCAGCACCACCTGCATCTGGTCGGGGGCGATAATCTGGGCCACCGTCCGGTTGGTCCGCACCTGGTCGCCCTCCTGGAGTAAGTGTTCGTCGCCGCCCCAGCTAGACTGCTGGGCCAGCGCCACCATCCCCGCCTTGGGCGCGCGGATGAGCGCCTTGGCGACGTCCTCGCGGGCGCGCTGGAGCTGCTCCTGCTGTGTCTTAAGCTCGACCTGGGCCTGCTTGACGTCGTCGTCCCGGCGGGACTTAGCGCGCTCGAGGGCGGACTGCGCCATGCGCACCTCGGACTCCTTGGTCAGGGCCTCGCTCTGGGCCTTGGCCTGCTCGAGGTCGAGCTGCGCGCGCTCCTTGTCGAGGGCGAACCTCCGCTCCGCCAGCGCCAACTCCGCCCGGCGCACGTCGTCCTTGGTCAGCAAACCCTTCTCGGCCTGGCGGCGCTTGTTCTCCTGGCGCTTCTCCTCCTCCGCCAACACCTGCTGATCGAACTCGAACTGGGCTTGCCGGTCCCGCTGCTGGGCGTCGGCCTTGACCCGCGCTTGCTCCTGGTCGGTGCGGGCCTTCTCCAGTGCAAGCTCCGCTCGCCGCACATCGCCGTCCCGGTCGTGCTGGGTGGTGGCGATGTTGTCTGTGGCCCGGACCACGCTGCGCTCCGCCTCGTCGGCCGCGAGCTGCATGCGCGGCGCATCGAGGGAGACGATCACGTCGTCCTTGCGGACCAGGGCGCCGTTGGGGGCCACCGCGATCACCTGGCCCTGGGTTTCGGCCTTGACCGCCACGCTTTCCTCGGCCTCCAACGCCCCCACGTCATCGGCGTAGATGACGAAATCGCCCTGGCGGACCGGGGTCGTGGCCACGAACGGGACCTGCTCCCTCTGCTCGCGCTGATACCGCTCGACCGCGTAGCTGATGCCGGCTGCGATCACGAGCGCGAGCGCGCCCAGCCACAGCAGCGCGTACACCGTTCGTTTCAGGCCGGTCGTGAGCCGCGGCGAAGGAAATGGTCGCCAGCCCGGCATGGTCAGGATCCCCCTCCCTTCCTGAACCGCAGGTTCGCCCGGGGGCGCACCAGGGCAATCTCATCGCGCGGGCGCAACCCTGAGAGCACCGCCCAGTAGAGGTCATCGCGCGGCCCCAGCTTGACCGGCACTTCCTCGAAGCGGCCCGCGCGCTTGCGATAGATCACCGGCTGTCCGTCGCGGCGAAAGACCGCTTCTACCGGCACCGCCGGCTTGCCCTTTACCTTGTCGGTGACGACCTCCAGCCACGCCGTGGTACCGGGTTTGAGGGAGGCATCGGCGCCCGCGACGGCGACCCACGCGGAGAACGACTTGCGGCCCGGGCTGCCGCCCCGCCACAGGTCGGCAGCGCTGGCGATGTTGCTCACCGACTCCAGGCGTCCCTTGAAGACCCGCCCCCGCGCCGTTCCGACGCGCAGCCGCACCTGCTGCCCGGAGCGGATGCGCTTCAT
It contains:
- a CDS encoding FeoB small GTPase domain-containing protein, whose protein sequence is MSVDLLRRVTSALRPRSSCHRPRAVGDGRAKAKLLIVGSPNVGKSVVFNRLTGSYVTVSNYPGTTVELSRGRGRIGATEFEVVDTPGMYSLSPITAEERVTRGMLIEERPDIVLQVVDAKNLRRMLPLTLELLEAGVPLVLDLNVMDEAEELGISIDTAGLERELGIPVAATVSTTGRGIGALRQKLADYVCDTVRDR
- a CDS encoding HlyD family efflux transporter periplasmic adaptor subunit, yielding MPGWRPFPSPRLTTGLKRTVYALLWLGALALVIAAGISYAVERYQREQREQVPFVATTPVRQGDFVIYADDVGALEAEESVAVKAETQGQVIAVAPNGALVRKDDVIVSLDAPRMQLAADEAERSVVRATDNIATTQHDRDGDVRRAELALEKARTDQEQARVKADAQQRDRQAQFEFDQQVLAEEEKRQENKRRQAEKGLLTKDDVRRAELALAERRFALDKERAQLDLEQAKAQSEALTKESEVRMAQSALERAKSRRDDDVKQAQVELKTQQEQLQRAREDVAKALIRAPKAGMVALAQQSSWGGDEHLLQEGDQVRTNRTVAQIIAPDQMQVVLQLSQRVGPLMRRGQRSIVWVHGLPGQQFPGKVTAVAAFASQGDISAGPGRGERTFRTCIHITKFQPGLLKPGMRATARIVIAELKDVVSAPLACVFTRGVGKRQRHVVWVREGKRFRQATVKLGQANQEAVIIESGVRAGARIALRDLEADLPRLRQAAARGEAAR
- a CDS encoding ABC transporter permease produces the protein MRIVALLRIAFRELWGHRLRSLLTMLGIVFGVGSVIAMVSIGGGARYEALEQIKHLGVDVARVHRRALTGDIAIQAAKQSPNGLTYGDAVALRDLCGFAREVVPVCRVFADAAAKDEQVPARVMGSTAAYARVSRLQAVRGRFIQDWDVEQAARVCVLGAKVKRLMFPLRDAVGETISLSNQEFRVVGVLEERRVAAAGESLALADINEDIYLPITTAMDYFPIYLEQAMPPDADSLFQAWRRLAVRPPLDERSITSLIMQVSHPDQTAEAARVIRNVLDRRHQHIPDYEIMIPVELLRQRQQAQRIFNIVMGAIASISLVVGGIGIMNIMLATVTQRAREIGIRRCTGANKLDIVGQFLIEALVLTGIGALLGIGVGIALATTISSYARWKTIVSADAVVISVVVAALTGLIFGLYPAIRAAAIQPVEALRAE
- a CDS encoding Fur family transcriptional regulator, which translates into the protein MDKSRLTAELRGAGLRATAPRRAVIRVLEDAGEHLSAEDIHRALAENGVRIDLSSVYRTLALLVRLGLVRPVGPAERHGHFEVGHEEQVHLTCACCGGVIEAALPRGAQVERAVTALARSRGFGLTEFTIEANGECAACRRRSRKRSERRAPARAAVGAAAASPARSEE